From Acomys russatus chromosome 2, mAcoRus1.1, whole genome shotgun sequence, one genomic window encodes:
- the LOC127206942 gene encoding 60S ribosomal protein L37-like translates to MMKGSSSFGKCRNKTHTLCRRCGSKAYHLQKSTCGKCGYPAKRKRKYNWRHLKIVHRTFRHGFREGTTPKPKRAAVAASSSS, encoded by the coding sequence ATGATGAAAGGGTCGTCATCCTTTGGGAAGTGTCGCAATAAGACGCACACGTTGTGCCGCCGCTGTGGCTCCAAGGCCTACCACCTTCAGAAGTCGACCTGTGGCAAATGTGGCTACCCTGCCAAGCGCAAGAGAAAGTATAACTGGAGACACCTAAAAATTGTCCACAGAACGTTCAGACATGGATTCCGTGAAGGGACAACGCCTAAACCCAAGAGGGCAGCTGTTGCAGCATCCAGTTCATCTTGA